A window of Haliscomenobacter hydrossis DSM 1100 contains these coding sequences:
- a CDS encoding DUF7133 domain-containing protein, with product MFFLRLLLGSILFSLLISGKESNPNVFADPSAAKSPEEELATFQVEPGFQVQLVAAEPMVQEPVALSFDADGRLWVVEMRGFMPDIDGKGEKLPSGRISVLEDTNGDGLMDKSTIYLDSLVMPRSLGLIKGGALVAHSRALWLTQDVNGDLKADSQILLDSTYARNGLPEHSDNGLLLNTDNWYYNVKSRLRYRLINGTWTRDSTEFRGQWGMCHDDQGRLFYNYNWSQLHADLVPPNSLSRNKNHSPSTGIDHGLTIDRKVFPIRATPAVNRGYIPGTLNKKGRLLEFTAACSPLVLRSSLYPPDYYGNALVCEPSGNLIKRNVVKESGAFLNAYDPNPGKEFLASTDERFRPVNLCTGPDGAIYVADMYRGLIQHGAYVTPYLREQTLKRNLVLPIHMGRIWKIVPKNRKLSKVEKLSSFGSAELVQHLSHPDGWQRDMAQRLLVEKADLAVVPLLESIAKQSTFTLARFHALWTLEGLGQLQPALLLELLDDPQDLIKTTALRLLEINPAQHAQMQQVLDQKVLALSKTANIKVALQCALSAHLLSSEVNLTVNQEIIDRFGTLALIRDAVISSIENQEFTLLKKLWVAPLWQNPEQAQEIFLEMLANAIARKKDPTELLALLELAHHQGKAFGKKEQVVLNGLAVAALNFKGSKPIALSAQPELLKRPDLPLDQNGAANLKNLFTWPGFNPEISTVTKSTLDEKASKQFAMGRQKYLSNCAGCHGTDGRGMDRFGPPMAGSEWVLGDEKRLSLVLLHGLEGPIVVQGKKYDAPDILPMMPAHSIMDDADIAAILTYIRNEWGNQATPVTASTVGSTRHTSQGRVIPWTVKDLDKYVKAKWPAEKTSKGQK from the coding sequence ATGTTCTTTTTACGCCTTCTGCTTGGTTCAATCCTGTTTTCTCTTTTGATTTCTGGCAAAGAATCAAACCCAAATGTGTTTGCCGACCCCTCAGCTGCCAAGTCGCCGGAAGAAGAATTGGCCACCTTTCAGGTAGAACCAGGCTTTCAAGTCCAGTTGGTTGCCGCCGAACCCATGGTGCAAGAACCTGTAGCGCTCAGTTTTGATGCAGATGGCCGCCTCTGGGTGGTTGAAATGCGGGGCTTCATGCCCGACATCGACGGTAAGGGCGAAAAATTACCCTCCGGGCGTATCTCCGTTTTAGAAGACACCAATGGCGATGGACTGATGGACAAAAGTACCATCTACCTCGATAGCCTGGTCATGCCCCGGTCTTTAGGTTTGATCAAAGGAGGTGCGTTGGTGGCGCACAGTCGGGCACTTTGGCTCACCCAGGATGTAAACGGCGATTTGAAGGCGGATTCCCAAATTCTACTAGACTCTACCTATGCCCGCAATGGCCTGCCCGAACATTCCGACAACGGGCTCCTGCTCAATACCGATAACTGGTACTACAACGTCAAATCCCGGCTCCGCTACCGCCTCATCAATGGCACCTGGACAAGGGACAGCACCGAATTCAGGGGCCAGTGGGGAATGTGCCACGATGACCAGGGTCGCTTGTTTTACAATTACAACTGGTCGCAATTGCACGCGGATCTGGTGCCCCCCAATAGTCTTTCCAGAAACAAAAACCACAGTCCCTCCACTGGCATTGACCACGGGCTGACCATCGACCGCAAGGTATTCCCCATCCGGGCAACCCCGGCCGTCAACCGGGGGTACATTCCCGGAACCTTGAACAAAAAAGGGAGATTGCTGGAATTCACCGCCGCCTGCTCTCCTTTGGTCTTGAGATCCAGCCTTTATCCTCCGGATTATTACGGCAATGCCCTGGTTTGTGAACCCTCTGGAAATTTGATCAAAAGAAATGTAGTCAAAGAAAGTGGGGCTTTTTTAAATGCCTACGACCCCAACCCCGGCAAAGAGTTTTTGGCCTCAACGGATGAACGCTTTCGCCCCGTCAATCTGTGCACTGGACCCGATGGAGCCATTTACGTTGCTGACATGTACCGCGGGCTGATCCAACACGGCGCTTATGTCACCCCCTACCTGCGCGAACAAACCCTCAAAAGAAACCTGGTGCTGCCCATTCACATGGGGCGAATTTGGAAGATTGTACCCAAAAACCGAAAGCTGTCGAAAGTCGAAAAACTGAGCAGCTTTGGCTCAGCTGAGCTGGTCCAACACTTGTCGCATCCCGATGGCTGGCAACGCGATATGGCCCAACGCCTGCTGGTGGAAAAAGCCGATCTGGCCGTGGTTCCACTGCTGGAATCCATAGCCAAACAATCGACCTTCACACTCGCCAGGTTTCATGCCTTGTGGACGCTGGAAGGTTTGGGACAGCTACAGCCTGCCCTTTTGCTGGAATTGCTGGACGATCCGCAAGACCTCATCAAAACTACGGCCTTGCGCTTGTTGGAAATCAATCCCGCACAGCATGCGCAGATGCAGCAAGTTTTGGATCAGAAAGTGCTAGCCTTGTCAAAAACAGCCAACATCAAAGTGGCGTTACAATGTGCGTTGAGCGCTCATCTGCTCAGCTCGGAAGTCAATTTGACCGTAAATCAAGAAATCATCGATCGTTTCGGCACCCTCGCCTTGATTCGGGATGCGGTGATTAGCAGCATTGAAAATCAGGAGTTTACCCTCTTGAAAAAACTCTGGGTTGCTCCACTTTGGCAGAATCCAGAGCAAGCCCAGGAAATATTTCTGGAAATGTTGGCCAATGCCATTGCCAGAAAAAAAGACCCCACTGAACTCTTGGCTTTGTTGGAGCTGGCACACCATCAAGGAAAAGCATTTGGAAAAAAAGAGCAAGTGGTGCTGAATGGTCTGGCTGTTGCTGCGCTTAATTTTAAAGGGTCAAAACCCATCGCCTTGAGTGCGCAGCCAGAATTGTTAAAAAGACCCGATCTTCCCCTGGATCAAAATGGCGCGGCCAACTTGAAAAACCTGTTTACCTGGCCGGGGTTCAACCCCGAAATTTCCACGGTGACTAAATCTACCCTGGATGAAAAAGCCAGCAAACAATTTGCAATGGGCAGGCAAAAGTACCTCAGCAACTGTGCGGGTTGCCACGGCACGGATGGTCGGGGAATGGATCGATTTGGCCCGCCGATGGCTGGTTCTGAGTGGGTGCTGGGTGACGAAAAACGATTGTCGCTAGTTCTGCTGCACGGACTGGAAGGCCCCATTGTGGTGCAAGGTAAAAAATACGATGCCCCGGATATCTTACCCATGATGCCCGCTCATTCCATCATGGACGACGCGGATATTGCGGCCATTTTGACCTACATCCGCAACGAATGGGGCAACCAGGCTACCCCGGTCACAGCGAGTACCGTCGGTAGCACCCGACATACTTCCCAAGGTCGGGTCATACCCTGGACGGTGAAGGATCTGGATAAATACGTAAAAGCCAAATGGCCTGCGGAAAAAACTTCCAAAGGCCAAAAGTAA